Proteins from a genomic interval of Coccinella septempunctata chromosome 2, icCocSept1.1, whole genome shotgun sequence:
- the LOC123308023 gene encoding uncharacterized protein LOC123308023 codes for MLHEEIAAVAAQTSPQTLLFMMEQSISYPLQFESASRRSAYSFETVASEPQSSPDRCSVNVAMAACYNPYELPTHRTIQVPVEKDYSKPLHVDCSVEYELPNTAKPPQGVRNEPLLMIHPCYFRKIESQRRSPFVNNLPARTAVTPVKRARIARGQQIPQQVPHQGAQYPVQYSATSDRQIWEQLPPLVPITPTQNCCSKRDLVTTCASYTTSSGCDSRGDSGIWTDPDRSPDRPEDKHILSGKYRQYLRAHRLHPYVTSAIPLASTFPQMQQVCYNV; via the coding sequence ATGTTACATGAAGAAATCGCGGCAGTCGCTGCTCAGACGTCTCCGCAGACACTCCTGTTTATGATGGAGCAATCGATTTCCTACCCCCTCCAGTTCGAGTCAGCGTCGAGGCGATCCGCGTATTCGTTCGAAACGGTCGCGAGCGAGCCTCAATCGAGTCCCGACCGCTGTTCAGTTAACGTCGCTATGGCAGCGTGTTACAACCCCTACGAGTTACCAACTCATAGGACAATCCAAGTGCCTGTGGAAAAAGATTACTCGAAACCACTCCACGTCGACTGTAGTGTGGAATACGAACTTCCGAACACCGCAAAGCCTCCCCAAGGAGTCAGGAACGAGCCGCTCCTGATGATCCACCCTTGCTACTTCAGGAAGATCGAGTCTCAGCGAAGGAGTCCTTTCGTGAACAATCTCCCTGCCAGGACCGCTGTGACCCCGGTGAAGAGAGCGAGGATAGCTAGGGGTCAGCAGATTCCCCAGCAGGTGCCGCACCAAGGAGCCCAGTACCCTGTCCAGTACTCCGCCACCTCGGATAGACAGATATGGGAGCAGCTTCCTCCCTTAGTGCCAATTACCCCAACCCAGAACTGTTGCTCCAAGAGGGATTTAGTGACAACCTGTGCAAGTTATACCACTAGTTCCGGATGTGATTCCCGTGGTGATTCTGGCATCTGGACAGACCCTGACAGGTCTCCAGACAGGCCAGAAGATAAACACATTTTGTCCGGAAAATACAGACAGTATTTGAGGGCCCACAGACTTCACCCTTACGTTACTTCTGCCATTCCTTTGGCATCGACGTTTCCGCAGATGCAGCAAGTGTGCTACAATGTGTGA